CATCATTAGCATTAAACCTAATACTGAAGTTACTTTTACAAATAATTTCATTTATTTCTCCAAAATTAATTTGTAACATTATACAATAAAAACTTTTTGAAATATGTGCTTCATAGCTTAAATATTAAGCTACTAAGATACAAGTATCTCTTTTACTTTTTTATATACTAAAAATTTATATAATACGCCTAAGATTAAAATAGGATAGAAAATGAACGATACAACAGACTTTACAACATTAACAATCAGAGTGGGAATTTTTTTAGTTATTGCAGGGATTTTTTTCTTTGTTTTAAGATCTAAAAAGGGAGGGGATAAAGAGAGCTAAAAGCCTCTCTTTATTTTAACTTACCGTTACCGTAATGCTCAAATAGGTACTCAGTACAGATTTTTGCATCTTCATCTGTAATTGGTGCTTTAAAGTGAGTGATCATTTTATCTACTTTTTTCGCCCAAAATTCTTTTGACTGTGGCCCTTGGTTAATCATATAACCAAAAGAGTGACACATAAGACAATTTGCCTGAATAGCATCAAAACCTTGACCCATCTTGATCTCATATGCTATGTAAGGAACTTCAACATCACCTTTTACTTGTGCAAAAAGTGAACCTACCGATAAAACTGCTAATAATAATATTTTTTTCATAACTTACCCTTACACCACTTCAACTGTTACTACATCGATACCGTTATATTTGTATCCACCGTGGTTCCATTTGATATCTTTTGCAAATGGCTGTTCTTCACCTAAACGGTTGATAGCTTTTGCCATAAACGATAATTTACCGTATTTATTCGGTTTAAATGCATATCTGAATTCAGTATATGAGTAACGACCGTTTCCTTGTTTAAGCAATGCTTTCTCCCAAGTTTTACCTTCGTCAGTTGAGATCATAACGTCTCTAATACCTGTACCGTCGTCAAATGCAACACCACGAACAACTAAATGAGAGTTGTGATATACCTTCATTCCGTTTTCAGGATAACCAATTACAGATTTTACATTCATATGTGTAATAGGTTTTGTAGGCTTGAATTTGTTATCCGGCTCTTCACACTCACACTCATTATCAGGAATACGATAAGCAACATCCATAAAGAAAAGAGATTTATATTTATCTGTCACTGTAATGTTACTTAACATCTTAACCCAGCTATCAGAATAATATCCAGGCATTACAAGACGTAGCGGATAACCATTTAAGTATGGTAAATCTTCACCGTTCATTTCATAAGCAAGGATAACATGGTCATCAAGTTCATGTGTCTCAATCTCACGAACAAAGTTTGGTGTTTCATAGTAAGCTG
Above is a window of Sulfurimonas marina DNA encoding:
- a CDS encoding sulfite:cytochrome C oxidoreductase subunit B: MKKILLLAVLSVGSLFAQVKGDVEVPYIAYEIKMGQGFDAIQANCLMCHSFGYMINQGPQSKEFWAKKVDKMITHFKAPITDEDAKICTEYLFEHYGNGKLK
- a CDS encoding molybdopterin-dependent oxidoreductase, coding for MQRREFLKSSLVASAAVLGSTALSAGETTQPIDGRKVSKMAFPEKKPLITYSDRPPLLESPRSVFTQGLTPNDEFFVRWHLPEIPLHNDPDNYTIKVNGLVEKELEISLKELKTEFEQVEVTAVLQCGGNSRSAFHPIAGGIQWGSGAMGCAKWKGVRLRDVLNRAGMKKEAHFIGFNGKDNAAYYETPNFVREIETHELDDHVILAYEMNGEDLPYLNGYPLRLVMPGYYSDSWVKMLSNITVTDKYKSLFFMDVAYRIPDNECECEEPDNKFKPTKPITHMNVKSVIGYPENGMKVYHNSHLVVRGVAFDDGTGIRDVMISTDEGKTWEKALLKQGNGRYSYTEFRYAFKPNKYGKLSFMAKAINRLGEEQPFAKDIKWNHGGYKYNGIDVVTVEVV